In Fimbriiglobus ruber, a genomic segment contains:
- a CDS encoding NAD-dependent epimerase/dehydratase family protein codes for MSRQASTLITGASGEMGHGLIERLIARSDRPVITIDLNPLAPALARMVRKEFTGSVLDSQLLDRINAEYEVDQVFHLAALLSTRSEFSPALAHKVNVEGTLNMLEFAQKEGESHGRPVVFFYPSSIAAYGLPDLAAKAAAGKVAEDVFTRPTTMYGANKLYCEHLGRYYDRHFKQLAADSRSGKVDFRCIRFPGLISAVTVPSGGTSDYAPEMIHAAAQGKPYACFVRPDTRIPFMAMPDAIDAILRLVDAPKPKLTRTEYNIGAFSPTTAEVEKVARAAFPGASITTAVDAKRQAIVDSWPADVDDGAARRDWGHAPKYGFDTAFGEYLIPTIRARY; via the coding sequence ATGTCCCGTCAAGCATCGACTTTAATTACCGGCGCCTCGGGGGAGATGGGCCACGGGCTGATCGAGCGGCTGATCGCCCGGTCGGACCGGCCCGTCATCACGATCGACCTGAACCCGCTCGCCCCGGCCCTCGCCCGGATGGTGCGGAAGGAGTTCACCGGCTCCGTCCTCGACTCCCAGCTCCTCGACCGGATCAACGCCGAGTACGAAGTCGATCAGGTCTTCCACCTGGCCGCCCTGCTGTCCACGCGGAGCGAGTTTTCTCCCGCGTTGGCCCACAAGGTCAACGTCGAGGGGACGTTGAACATGCTGGAGTTCGCCCAGAAGGAGGGCGAGTCGCACGGCCGGCCGGTCGTGTTCTTCTACCCGTCGAGCATCGCCGCGTACGGCCTGCCCGACCTGGCTGCCAAGGCTGCCGCGGGCAAGGTGGCGGAAGACGTGTTCACCCGCCCGACCACGATGTATGGGGCGAACAAGCTCTACTGCGAACACCTCGGTCGCTACTATGACCGCCACTTCAAGCAGCTCGCGGCCGACAGCCGGTCGGGGAAGGTCGACTTCCGCTGCATCCGCTTCCCCGGGCTGATTTCGGCCGTCACCGTCCCGTCCGGCGGCACGTCCGACTACGCCCCGGAGATGATCCACGCGGCCGCACAGGGCAAACCCTACGCGTGCTTCGTCCGCCCGGACACGCGCATCCCGTTCATGGCCATGCCGGACGCGATCGACGCCATCCTCCGGCTCGTCGACGCCCCGAAGCCGAAGCTCACCCGGACCGAGTACAACATCGGCGCGTTCAGCCCGACGACGGCCGAGGTCGAGAAGGTGGCCCGGGCGGCGTTCCCCGGAGCCAGCATCACGACCGCCGTGGACGCCAAGCGGCAGGCCATCGTCGACAGCTGGCCGGCCGACGTGGACGACGGGGCCGCCCGCCGCGACTGGGGCCACGCCCCGAAGTACGGGTTCGACACCGCGTTCGGCGAGTACCTCATCCCGACGATCCGCGCGCGGTACTAA
- a CDS encoding DKNYY domain-containing protein — MNLLRNPYSTKNGVVHWGSHTMPQADPATFRHLGGNWGRDDRHVFVQHSLKKIDITTFQYLNPVFVLDGNKVHDWNGVIKGADAKTFEVLDPGIVVSETITTEAWARGYGRDCNAVYFHDQMCGRATAVRGADPSTFVSLRNGYGYDSKSVWSHSMRLPNADPKTWLYLGRNWSLDRDRVFWAAREMPGFDRQSFTVVAAPTIGNLATDGVRFFHADLPVGEQEFWKQVSENFAAFELRFRGALHRLRNTCTTCHGSGDCYCIRKGGGDSSSCARCGGSGKCHVCKGQARIPV; from the coding sequence ATGAACCTTCTCCGTAACCCGTACTCGACAAAAAACGGAGTCGTGCATTGGGGCAGCCACACCATGCCGCAAGCCGATCCTGCGACTTTCCGACACCTTGGCGGCAATTGGGGACGCGATGATCGACATGTTTTCGTCCAGCACTCACTCAAGAAAATCGACATCACCACTTTCCAGTATTTGAACCCCGTCTTCGTCCTGGACGGGAACAAAGTTCACGACTGGAATGGGGTCATCAAGGGGGCCGATGCAAAGACGTTCGAAGTGCTGGACCCGGGGATTGTTGTCTCCGAGACCATCACGACCGAGGCTTGGGCTCGCGGTTACGGGCGGGACTGTAACGCCGTCTACTTTCACGATCAGATGTGCGGGAGGGCAACCGCTGTTCGCGGAGCGGACCCCTCCACATTTGTGTCACTCCGCAACGGATACGGGTACGATTCCAAGAGCGTTTGGAGCCATAGTATGAGGCTCCCCAACGCCGACCCAAAAACGTGGTTGTACCTGGGTCGGAACTGGAGTTTGGATCGGGACCGTGTTTTCTGGGCCGCGCGGGAGATGCCGGGGTTTGATCGCCAGAGTTTCACTGTCGTGGCGGCACCGACGATCGGCAACCTGGCGACCGACGGTGTGCGGTTTTTCCATGCCGATCTCCCCGTCGGCGAACAAGAGTTTTGGAAGCAAGTATCCGAGAACTTTGCCGCATTTGAGTTAAGGTTTCGAGGGGCATTACACCGACTCCGCAATACCTGCACAACATGTCACGGTTCCGGCGACTGCTACTGCATACGGAAAGGCGGAGGAGATTCGAGTTCTTGCGCCCGGTGCGGCGGTTCCGGAAAGTGTCATGTTTGCAAAGGGCAAGCCCGGATTCCCGTGTGA
- a CDS encoding fumarate reductase/succinate dehydrogenase flavoprotein subunit, with product MKLDSKIPGGPLAEKWTGYKKNQKLVNPANKRKYSVIVVGTGLAGAAASATLAELGYHVSTFCFQDSPRRAHSIAAQGGINAAKNYPNDGDSVYRLFYDTLKGGDFRAREANVHRLAEVSVNIIDQCVAQGVPFAREYGGLLDNRSFGGAQVSRTFYCRGQTGQQLLLGAYQALSRQIGNGNVKMFPRTEMLDLVVVDGRTRGIVVRDLATGKIQSYAADAVVLATGGYSNVYFLSTNAIGCNVSATYRAHRRGAAFANPCYTQIHPTCIPVTGDHQSKLTLMSESLRNDGRVWVPKNPADCGKHPSQIPEADRDYVLERLYPSFGNLAPRDVSSRAAKRVCDDGRGVGPGGRGVYLDFAAAIARMGQPKVAEKYGNLFDMYQRITGENGYERPMRIYPALHYTMGGLWVDYELMSNLDGLFVLGEANFSDHGANRLGASALMQGLADGYFVIPYTLTNYFAAGKYNPDKDRLTTDHAEFKRCEAEVLGQVKKLLAIKGKKTAVEFHREGGKILWENVGMARTKESCELAMAKIRELRAEFWTSVNVPGTHEDLNVALERAGRVADFLEFGELLARDALTREESCGGHFREEYQYPDGEARRDDEKFAHAAAWEYQGPDKAPIRNEEPLTFDVVKPSVRSYK from the coding sequence ATGAAGCTGGATTCCAAGATTCCGGGCGGGCCGCTGGCCGAGAAGTGGACCGGATACAAGAAGAACCAAAAGCTCGTTAACCCGGCCAACAAGCGGAAATATTCCGTGATCGTGGTCGGGACCGGGCTCGCCGGCGCCGCGGCGTCGGCCACGCTGGCCGAACTCGGGTATCACGTCAGCACGTTCTGCTTCCAGGACTCGCCCCGCCGGGCGCACAGCATCGCCGCCCAGGGCGGGATCAACGCCGCCAAGAACTACCCGAACGACGGCGACAGCGTCTACCGGCTCTTCTACGACACGCTCAAGGGCGGCGACTTCCGCGCCCGCGAGGCCAACGTCCACCGGCTGGCCGAAGTCAGCGTCAACATCATCGACCAGTGCGTCGCCCAGGGTGTGCCGTTCGCCCGCGAGTACGGCGGCCTGCTGGACAACCGGAGCTTCGGCGGCGCCCAGGTGTCGCGGACGTTCTACTGCCGCGGGCAGACCGGCCAGCAGCTCCTCCTCGGCGCGTACCAGGCGCTCTCCCGGCAGATCGGCAACGGCAACGTGAAGATGTTCCCGCGGACGGAAATGCTCGACCTCGTGGTGGTCGACGGCCGGACCCGCGGAATCGTCGTCCGCGACCTCGCGACCGGCAAGATCCAGTCGTACGCCGCGGACGCGGTCGTCCTCGCCACGGGCGGGTACTCGAACGTTTACTTCCTGAGTACGAACGCGATCGGCTGCAACGTGTCGGCCACGTACCGCGCCCACCGCCGCGGGGCCGCGTTCGCTAACCCGTGCTACACCCAGATCCACCCGACCTGCATCCCCGTCACCGGCGACCACCAGTCGAAGCTGACGCTGATGAGCGAGTCGCTGCGGAACGACGGCCGCGTGTGGGTGCCCAAGAACCCGGCGGACTGCGGCAAGCACCCGTCCCAGATCCCCGAAGCCGACCGCGACTACGTCCTCGAACGGCTCTACCCGAGCTTCGGCAACCTGGCCCCGCGGGACGTGTCGAGTCGGGCGGCCAAGCGGGTCTGCGACGACGGCCGCGGGGTCGGCCCCGGCGGCCGCGGCGTCTACCTCGACTTCGCGGCCGCCATCGCGCGGATGGGCCAGCCGAAGGTGGCCGAGAAGTACGGCAACCTGTTCGACATGTACCAGCGGATTACCGGCGAGAACGGCTACGAGCGGCCGATGCGGATCTACCCGGCCCTGCACTACACGATGGGCGGGCTCTGGGTCGACTACGAGCTGATGTCCAACCTGGACGGCCTGTTCGTCCTCGGCGAGGCGAACTTCTCGGACCACGGGGCGAACCGCCTCGGCGCGTCCGCCCTGATGCAAGGGCTGGCCGACGGGTACTTCGTCATCCCGTACACGTTGACCAACTACTTTGCCGCCGGCAAGTACAACCCGGACAAGGACCGCCTCACGACCGACCACGCCGAATTCAAGCGGTGCGAGGCCGAGGTGCTGGGGCAGGTCAAGAAACTGCTCGCGATCAAGGGCAAGAAGACGGCCGTCGAGTTCCACCGCGAGGGCGGCAAGATCCTGTGGGAAAACGTCGGCATGGCGCGGACGAAGGAAAGCTGCGAGCTGGCGATGGCCAAGATCCGCGAGCTGCGGGCGGAGTTCTGGACGTCGGTCAACGTACCGGGGACGCACGAAGACCTGAACGTCGCCCTGGAGCGGGCCGGCCGGGTGGCCGACTTCCTGGAGTTCGGCGAACTGCTGGCCCGGGACGCGCTGACCCGCGAGGAGTCGTGCGGCGGCCACTTCCGCGAGGAGTACCAGTACCCGGACGGCGAGGCCCGGCGGGACGACGAGAAGTTCGCCCACGCGGCCGCGTGGGAATACCAGGGGCCGGACAAGGCGCCGATCCGCAACGAGGAACCGCTCACGTTCGACGTCGTGAAGCCGAGCGTGCGGAGCTACAAGTAA
- a CDS encoding sigma-70 family RNA polymerase sigma factor, with protein sequence MARSLFAAAFGRAPRSAGAEAPDAELLRLFATARDQDAFAELVRRHGRMVLGVCQRALGTGPDAEDAFQVAFLILAQKAGSGRRTRSVAGWLHGVARHTALNARRSRMRRLKHERTAAELDTPAPTATAAFPVELHSVLDEELARLPEAYRTAFVLCCLEGRTRPEAAAELGCSEGTVSSRLNRARSRLQAGLGRRGVALAAAVALGEAAARGDVPAALATSTARIASLLAAGASVVDVAPPAVTTLFREMIRVSKTSVVLTGTVLTAFLALAGWSLANRPTEGEKPSPPAAPVTAGAVAENAAPAHVDAFGDPLPAEALARLGTIRFRHRLHAYAIAFSPDGRHVASAGMGTTVHIWETATGKEHLRFDADARIPGIQELGVDQLAFSPDGKLLAGVRINGPTCLWDAATGREVRQLAPLAGWVAFSPDGKTVAYGLGRRGVGDALFHLVETETGKEQYAVKTLEGEATRGVFSPDGKTLAVADSRGIHLCDLAARKSSLIGSDAGTQDHSLAFSPDGRFLAVTRLGDKHVQLGLVEIARRDTRWVVTSPPDLVLNAVLFTTDGKALITGHKDGSVQFWNAETGKETRRFRAHNQSIQTIALSPDGRTLATTSHASNGGEHTLRLWETATGKPLARPDAPDHDIGDLAFSPDGRLAITSEGGVTRLWDTSSGKQVRRWKGGRPAVFTPDGRFIVCDGPKAIQVLDATDGKVIRQFSPYGSPYGIRCLALSRDGATLATTWYDKHISLWDMETGQMLHDLVSPKATFYYRLVFSPDGSTLASVTNHVVVLWDTKTGKSVREIPSEGNIGDAVFSPDGKLLVYATSTVENNRGVSYLRFHEIATAKEVRLVRCSDRDQDRCDCLTFSPDGRTVIGGSQHGNECIVWEVATGGVRHRFRGHQAPITSVAVSPDGRTIASGSVDTTALMWDATGRLDRRQPAERFRADQLDAAWADLAAQDAAIAFHGIRTLRAAPRQAVPLIEQQLKIVPRADPKQTADAIRDLDSDQFMVRAKAFDKLEKLGEAAESAINEARARDPSPEVAGSLGQLLDRLQGQKLLRRLRAVEVLEQVGDAESRRLLAAFADGAPGARLTTEARAALDRLGR encoded by the coding sequence ATGGCACGGAGTCTGTTCGCGGCAGCCTTCGGCCGCGCTCCCCGGTCGGCGGGGGCCGAGGCGCCCGACGCGGAACTTCTCCGCCTCTTCGCGACCGCCCGCGACCAGGACGCCTTTGCCGAGTTGGTCCGCCGACACGGGCGAATGGTTCTGGGCGTCTGCCAGCGGGCGCTCGGAACCGGCCCCGACGCTGAAGACGCGTTCCAGGTCGCGTTTCTCATCCTCGCCCAAAAAGCCGGGTCGGGTCGGCGGACGAGGTCGGTGGCCGGTTGGCTCCACGGCGTCGCACGGCACACCGCGCTGAACGCCCGGAGGAGCCGTATGCGCCGCCTCAAGCACGAGCGCACGGCCGCCGAACTCGATACGCCCGCTCCCACGGCGACGGCTGCATTCCCAGTGGAACTCCATTCCGTGCTGGACGAGGAACTGGCCCGCCTTCCGGAGGCGTACCGGACGGCGTTCGTCCTCTGCTGTCTGGAGGGGCGGACTCGACCGGAGGCGGCCGCCGAACTCGGGTGCTCCGAAGGCACCGTTTCGAGCCGGCTGAACCGTGCGCGGAGCCGCCTGCAGGCGGGGCTCGGTCGCCGCGGCGTCGCGCTGGCCGCGGCGGTCGCGTTGGGCGAAGCCGCTGCCCGGGGCGATGTCCCCGCCGCCCTGGCGACATCCACCGCTCGAATCGCCAGCTTACTGGCGGCCGGCGCGTCGGTCGTCGACGTGGCGCCGCCGGCCGTCACCACACTCTTCCGGGAGATGATCCGCGTGAGCAAGACGAGCGTCGTGCTGACCGGGACGGTCTTGACCGCGTTCCTGGCCCTGGCCGGGTGGTCACTGGCGAACCGCCCGACGGAGGGAGAGAAGCCGAGCCCACCCGCTGCCCCTGTAACTGCCGGGGCCGTCGCTGAGAATGCAGCCCCGGCGCACGTGGACGCGTTCGGCGATCCCCTGCCGGCCGAAGCCCTCGCCCGCCTGGGAACAATCCGGTTCCGGCACCGGTTGCACGCCTACGCGATCGCCTTCAGCCCGGACGGCCGACACGTGGCGTCCGCCGGGATGGGCACCACGGTTCACATCTGGGAAACGGCCACCGGGAAGGAACACCTCCGATTCGACGCCGATGCCCGAATCCCGGGCATCCAGGAACTGGGCGTAGACCAATTGGCGTTCTCCCCGGACGGAAAACTGCTGGCCGGGGTTCGGATCAACGGGCCGACTTGCCTTTGGGACGCGGCGACCGGCCGCGAAGTCCGCCAGTTGGCCCCTCTGGCCGGCTGGGTCGCCTTCTCTCCGGACGGCAAAACGGTGGCTTACGGCCTCGGCCGGCGGGGGGTGGGCGACGCTCTGTTCCACCTCGTCGAAACGGAAACCGGGAAAGAACAATACGCGGTGAAGACCCTCGAAGGGGAAGCCACCCGGGGTGTCTTTTCGCCGGACGGGAAGACCCTGGCAGTGGCGGACTCGCGCGGGATTCACCTGTGCGACCTGGCCGCTCGCAAGTCGTCCCTGATCGGGAGCGACGCCGGAACGCAGGACCATTCGCTGGCCTTTTCGCCCGACGGGAGGTTCCTGGCGGTCACACGCCTTGGAGACAAGCACGTCCAACTCGGACTGGTGGAAATCGCAAGAAGAGATACCCGGTGGGTCGTCACATCACCCCCCGATTTGGTCCTGAATGCCGTCCTTTTCACCACAGACGGCAAAGCGTTAATTACCGGCCACAAGGACGGATCGGTCCAATTCTGGAACGCGGAAACCGGAAAGGAAACTCGAAGGTTCCGCGCCCACAACCAGTCGATCCAGACGATCGCGTTATCGCCCGACGGCCGGACGCTGGCGACGACCAGTCACGCGAGCAATGGTGGCGAACACACGCTCCGCCTGTGGGAGACGGCCACCGGCAAACCCCTCGCCCGGCCGGACGCCCCGGACCATGACATCGGGGATCTGGCTTTTTCGCCCGACGGGCGTCTGGCGATCACCAGTGAAGGCGGTGTGACCCGGCTCTGGGACACGTCCAGCGGCAAGCAGGTCCGCCGGTGGAAGGGAGGGCGTCCCGCGGTATTCACGCCCGATGGTCGATTCATCGTCTGTGACGGGCCGAAGGCCATTCAAGTTCTCGACGCGACCGACGGGAAAGTTATCCGTCAATTCTCGCCATACGGCTCCCCGTACGGAATCCGCTGCCTGGCTCTTTCGCGCGACGGGGCAACACTTGCGACCACTTGGTACGATAAACACATCAGCCTTTGGGACATGGAAACGGGTCAAATGCTCCACGATCTGGTATCCCCGAAAGCGACATTCTACTACCGTCTTGTTTTCTCTCCGGACGGAAGCACGTTGGCGTCGGTTACGAACCATGTGGTCGTACTTTGGGATACGAAAACCGGCAAATCCGTCCGCGAGATTCCGTCGGAGGGAAATATCGGGGACGCGGTCTTTTCGCCGGACGGGAAACTCCTCGTATACGCCACAAGCACCGTCGAGAACAACCGCGGTGTGTCGTACCTCCGCTTCCACGAAATAGCGACTGCGAAAGAGGTTCGCCTCGTGAGATGTTCTGATCGAGATCAAGACAGATGCGACTGTCTGACTTTCTCACCCGACGGGCGGACCGTGATCGGCGGCAGTCAACACGGCAACGAGTGCATCGTCTGGGAAGTCGCCACGGGAGGAGTGCGGCACCGCTTCCGCGGGCACCAGGCTCCCATCACGAGCGTGGCCGTCTCGCCGGACGGCCGCACGATCGCCTCGGGCAGCGTCGACACGACCGCCCTTATGTGGGACGCGACCGGCCGACTCGACCGCCGCCAACCGGCCGAGCGGTTCCGCGCCGACCAGCTCGACGCCGCCTGGGCCGACCTGGCCGCGCAAGACGCCGCCATCGCGTTCCACGGCATCCGCACGCTCCGCGCCGCCCCCCGCCAGGCCGTGCCGCTGATCGAGCAACAGTTGAAGATCGTTCCGCGGGCCGATCCGAAGCAGACGGCGGACGCCATTCGCGACCTGGACAGCGACCAGTTCATGGTTCGAGCAAAAGCCTTCGATAAACTTGAGAAGCTGGGCGAGGCGGCCGAATCGGCAATAAACGAAGCCCGTGCCCGCGATCCATCGCCGGAAGTCGCGGGGAGCTTGGGACAACTCTTGGACCGGCTCCAGGGGCAGAAACTCTTGCGCCGCCTCCGTGCTGTCGAAGTGCTGGAGCAGGTCGGCGACGCCGAATCCCGCCGGCTCCTGGCCGCCTTCGCGGACGGGGCGCCGGGAGCCCGGCTCACGACGGAAGCCCGTGCCGCGCTGGACCGGCTGGGACGATAG
- a CDS encoding NAD(+)/NADH kinase translates to MPRPKKRVAIYAGSFDPPGAHHRRIAAALAARFDEVIVFPSGPRPDRPSADSLPIHRAVMADLNFRGLPRVRVELSDLERNRFSPNHEFEILFGGPDVELSHVVPAAAVAGGVDAAKVRTEWEDGEGLWASAHFTILHEPDESPDPAALPPRHETLEIPAHTPSAQIRSRLFDAEAVDELLYQDVAAYIRRHGLFRPTPPARECIHRIPNPKLRLFYDPKHPETVAVADRLRKYESPDPDMIVSIGGDGTMLRAIRQHWRDRLPFYGLNTGHLGFLLNDADGIDFWNRDLRLYQLPLLWVETVGEDGDRRGSLVFNDCWVERETGQTAWVEVSVNGHVRMPRMVADGVLVSTAAGSTSYARAMGATPLPFNAPLLTLAGSNVLKPEFWHPAVLTIDSTVTVRNLDPNKRPLQGFVDGVDVGRVQEMTVRVSNIAAVELLFTRAHDPVAKLAVLQFPQPG, encoded by the coding sequence ATGCCGAGACCGAAGAAGCGCGTGGCCATCTACGCCGGGTCGTTCGACCCGCCCGGGGCGCACCACCGGCGGATCGCCGCGGCCCTCGCCGCCCGGTTCGACGAGGTCATCGTGTTCCCGTCCGGCCCCCGCCCGGACCGGCCGTCCGCCGACAGCTTGCCGATCCACCGCGCGGTCATGGCCGACCTGAACTTCCGCGGGCTGCCCCGCGTCCGCGTCGAGTTGAGCGATCTGGAGCGGAACCGCTTCTCCCCGAATCACGAATTCGAGATCCTGTTCGGCGGCCCGGACGTCGAACTATCGCACGTCGTCCCGGCGGCTGCCGTCGCGGGTGGGGTGGACGCGGCCAAGGTGCGGACCGAGTGGGAGGACGGGGAAGGGCTGTGGGCGTCCGCGCACTTCACCATCCTGCACGAACCCGACGAGTCGCCCGACCCGGCCGCCCTCCCGCCGCGGCACGAGACGCTGGAAATCCCGGCGCACACGCCGTCCGCCCAGATCCGCTCGCGGCTGTTCGACGCCGAGGCGGTCGACGAACTCCTCTACCAGGACGTGGCGGCGTACATCCGCCGGCACGGCCTGTTCCGCCCGACGCCCCCGGCCCGGGAGTGCATCCACCGCATCCCGAACCCGAAGCTGCGGCTCTTTTACGACCCCAAGCATCCGGAAACGGTTGCCGTCGCGGACCGGCTCCGCAAGTACGAGAGTCCGGACCCCGACATGATCGTCTCGATCGGAGGCGACGGGACGATGCTGCGGGCGATCCGCCAGCACTGGCGCGACCGGCTGCCGTTCTACGGGCTGAACACCGGGCACCTCGGGTTCCTGCTCAACGACGCTGACGGGATCGACTTCTGGAACCGCGACCTGCGGCTGTACCAGCTCCCGCTCTTGTGGGTCGAGACGGTCGGGGAGGACGGCGACCGCCGCGGCTCGCTCGTGTTCAACGACTGCTGGGTCGAGCGGGAGACCGGCCAGACGGCGTGGGTGGAGGTGTCGGTCAACGGCCACGTGCGGATGCCGCGGATGGTCGCGGACGGCGTGCTGGTGTCGACGGCCGCCGGGTCGACGTCTTACGCCCGGGCGATGGGCGCGACCCCGCTCCCGTTCAACGCTCCGCTCCTCACCCTGGCCGGGTCGAACGTCCTCAAACCCGAGTTCTGGCACCCGGCCGTCCTGACCATCGATTCGACGGTCACGGTCCGCAACCTCGACCCGAACAAGCGGCCGCTCCAGGGCTTTGTCGACGGCGTGGACGTCGGCCGGGTGCAGGAGATGACCGTCCGCGTCAGCAACATCGCGGCCGTCGAGCTGCTGTTCACGCGGGCCCACGACCCGGTCGCGAAACTGGCTGTGCTGCAGTTTCCCCAGCCGGGGTGA
- a CDS encoding nucleotidyltransferase family protein, translating to MADLDDKRVKRQKAREGTTTKVVATPGVPIYEELLNRDPRWALSQGSRHFEEDSAVFKALHKITSRLKALGIPYAVVGGMALFRHGVRRFTEDVDLLVTKSDLKVIHEKLEGLGYVPPFTNSKHLRDTQFGVKIEFLTTGDYPGDGKPKPVSFPDPRQASFEAEGIHYITLPMLIELKLASGMTNPGRLKDLSDVLELIKILGLPIEFTNELNTFVQDKFRELWEAEKRGRIAESEHWGDEISPPGA from the coding sequence ATGGCCGATCTCGACGACAAACGAGTGAAACGCCAGAAGGCTAGAGAAGGTACCACGACGAAGGTCGTGGCGACGCCGGGCGTTCCGATTTATGAAGAGCTGCTTAACCGCGATCCGAGGTGGGCATTGAGCCAGGGGAGCAGACATTTCGAGGAAGATAGTGCAGTCTTCAAGGCGTTGCACAAGATTACGTCTCGGCTCAAAGCACTTGGAATCCCATACGCCGTAGTGGGCGGGATGGCACTGTTCCGGCACGGGGTACGCCGCTTCACGGAAGACGTCGATCTGCTCGTTACCAAAAGCGACCTCAAGGTCATTCACGAAAAACTCGAAGGTCTCGGATATGTCCCGCCGTTTACGAACAGCAAGCACCTACGGGACACTCAATTCGGCGTGAAGATTGAATTCCTCACGACAGGTGACTACCCGGGGGATGGCAAACCCAAGCCCGTTTCGTTCCCCGACCCCCGACAGGCGAGCTTCGAAGCCGAGGGAATTCACTACATCACTCTCCCCATGTTGATTGAGTTAAAACTCGCCTCTGGTATGACAAATCCCGGGAGACTGAAAGACCTCTCGGACGTGCTGGAACTGATCAAAATACTCGGCTTGCCGATTGAATTCACGAACGAGTTGAACACCTTCGTGCAAGATAAGTTCCGGGAACTGTGGGAGGCGGAAAAGCGCGGCAGGATTGCGGAGTCCGAGCATTGGGGCGACGAGATTTCACCACCTGGGGCATAA
- a CDS encoding nucleotidyltransferase family protein: protein MDTKPPDTWVLDRMVLAVERVRERLLRVTSALDGAGIPYAVVGGNAVGAWVARVDVAAVRNTQDVDILIRRTDLPVTIQVLEAEGFVYRHVASVDMFLDGPDAKPRDAVHVAFSNEKVRDDYLLPTPDVAEYEIAPPFRVLPLEALVRMKLTSFRRKDQVHIQDLIDVGLVDQSWLGRVPPELADRLREILANPDG, encoded by the coding sequence ATGGACACGAAGCCTCCCGACACCTGGGTTCTCGACCGGATGGTCCTCGCCGTGGAACGAGTCCGCGAACGCTTGCTCCGCGTCACGAGCGCCCTGGACGGCGCCGGGATTCCTTACGCGGTCGTCGGTGGGAACGCCGTGGGGGCGTGGGTCGCGCGGGTCGATGTGGCTGCGGTCCGCAACACCCAAGACGTCGACATTCTGATCCGCCGGACCGACTTGCCCGTGACGATTCAAGTACTCGAAGCGGAAGGATTTGTTTACCGCCACGTCGCCAGTGTTGATATGTTCCTGGACGGCCCCGACGCCAAGCCGCGGGACGCAGTCCACGTCGCCTTCTCCAACGAAAAGGTTCGCGACGACTACCTGCTCCCGACGCCGGACGTGGCGGAGTACGAGATCGCGCCGCCGTTCCGCGTCTTGCCGCTCGAAGCCCTTGTTCGCATGAAGCTCACCTCGTTCCGGCGGAAGGACCAGGTTCACATCCAGGATCTCATCGACGTCGGCCTCGTCGATCAAAGCTGGCTCGGCCGCGTACCCCCGGAACTCGCCGACCGGTTGCGTGAAATCCTCGCGAATCCGGACGGCTGA
- a CDS encoding succinate dehydrogenase cytochrome b subunit — protein sequence MSTAINPKGPRVFAPDASPTAWTGTYLGSSVGSKILVALTGLGLTTFVVFHMIGNLKMFAGRESINAYAYFLKHDLGALIWIARAGLLGIFAVHIWLALRLKARTAAARPISYASYRPAQASLQSRVMLTTGLVVGAFTLFHLAHYTFAWVHDADLGGGRHINYLDLKDDKGHHDVYSMVIAGFTTPWISVLYLVAQAILLAHLTHGVQSSLQTLGLVGRRFTPAAAALGYAVAGTIFLGNLAIVVAVWVGYLAPVYPMAK from the coding sequence ATGAGTACCGCCATCAACCCCAAAGGCCCGCGCGTGTTCGCCCCGGACGCTTCTCCGACCGCGTGGACGGGGACTTACCTCGGGTCGAGCGTCGGGTCCAAGATACTCGTCGCCCTCACCGGCCTCGGGCTGACCACGTTCGTCGTCTTCCACATGATCGGGAACCTCAAAATGTTCGCCGGTCGGGAGTCGATCAACGCCTACGCGTACTTCCTCAAGCACGACCTCGGCGCCCTCATCTGGATCGCTCGGGCCGGCTTGCTGGGGATCTTCGCCGTACACATTTGGCTCGCCCTGCGGCTCAAGGCCAGGACCGCGGCCGCCCGCCCGATCAGTTACGCCAGCTACCGGCCGGCCCAGGCGAGCCTCCAGTCGCGGGTCATGCTCACCACCGGGCTCGTCGTCGGGGCGTTCACGCTGTTCCACCTGGCCCACTACACTTTCGCGTGGGTTCACGACGCCGACCTCGGCGGTGGCCGGCACATCAACTACCTCGACCTCAAGGACGACAAGGGCCACCACGACGTTTATTCGATGGTGATCGCGGGCTTCACGACGCCGTGGATCTCGGTCCTGTACCTCGTCGCCCAGGCGATTCTGCTGGCCCACCTGACGCACGGCGTACAGAGCAGCCTCCAGACCCTCGGATTGGTCGGCCGACGATTCACACCGGCCGCGGCCGCCCTCGGGTACGCGGTCGCTGGGACGATCTTCCTCGGGAACCTGGCGATCGTCGTCGCCGTTTGGGTGGGGTATCTGGCCCCGGTCTACCCGATGGCGAAGTAG